TTTTTCTTAATATCATTTCTATAATAATAAGTGACAATAATAGATGCACTAGCTAGAAACCCTAAAATGCCATCAACTAACAAATTATAAATATGCAAGGTTGTATCATCAAAGGATAACATTGATATAGTTATAAAAATTATTGTAAAAGATAAAGAATTAAAAAATACTTTTTTTAAATTGTCTTTCCATAAAAAAGTAGCTAGAATGCTTATTACTAAAATAGCTTGTGCAACTAAAGCATGTCCTTCACTATATCCTATAATTTTGCAAAAGTAATAAATAAATATTGCTGTTGCAGGAGGATAGTTTTGAAAAGTTATTGTTGTATTCATATTCGGAAGACTGTCAAAGTAAAACATTTCTTTAACTATTTTCCCAAAGTGAGTGAAGTTATCATAATGAAAATATGATAAATCTTTTAATAAGAACCCAAAATATAATGCTCCTATTAAAAAGAATATTATAGCTGGACATAAAAAAAACTTCATTGAAAAGTTTTTTCTCAAGGCCTGAACAATGAAATAAATAAAAAGCAATAAGCCAGCTATATTTATAATTTGGACTGATAATTCAAGCTGATTAGCAAGTCCAAAAATATAAACTATACCTGTAATAGAAGTAATTATTGTTACTGGAATAAAGGCAGAATTAATTTTAAATTTATGATAGATTAATGCTGCATAACCAATAAAGACTGCAAGTATTAAAAGCATTTCCATTTTTATTAATGTCCTCCTTTTTAGATATCCTCTGCTTTTTCAAAGGAGGTTCTCTTTTTAAATACCCATTCTCTTTGAATTTGAAAGCTTAACATAAATAGAATGAAATCAACAATGATTTTTACAAAGGTTGGATATGCTTTTATAAGCATTGTACCTAAATATACACCACCATAAGAAAGCAACATTTGCGTAATACAAAGGGTATAATATCTTGCAACAGCTGGTTTATTGTCTTCTTTATGTTCAAAAACCATATTTTTATTTATTAAAAAGTTAATAATTGAAGATGAAATTCTTGCTAAAACTGTTGATAACAGTATTCTAACATCTAAGTCTAAAGTTTTAAGCAAAGAATAAACTAATGTAAATAATAACAAATCAGCAATGGATGATAAAAATGAAGCTGATGTAAATTTTAAAATTAATATGTAAATTTTTATAGAATCCTTAAAGGGATTAAAATGGGAAGTTTTGTTTTCTTCAATGTAAACAGTCTTAATTTTAATCTCTTTTATGTTAATACTATTATTTTTGGCTTTTATGAGCATATTGGTTTCAAATTCAAATCGCTCACCTTCCATATCCAAAAATGTAGAAAGATATTTAATTGGAATTGCTCTAAGACCTGTTTGTGTATCAGTTACATTTATACCACACAATGCCTTTAAGGTGAAGCGAGTGAGTTTATTTCCAAAACTACTTCTAAATGGTACAGTATCATGATCAAAATCTCTTGCACCTAATATTAGAGAATCATTTGATTCACTCAATTCTTTAGCAATACTTACTATATCATCTATGTGATGTTGATTGTCTCCATCAACAGTAATAACTCCATTACAAGAATCCTTATAATTTATTAAACAATAATTAAATGCAGTTTTTAAAGCACGACCTTTACCTAAATTGATACTGTGCTCTAAAAGTATGCATTTATCATATTTGTGTATTATATCATTGAAAATTTTTTTGTTTTCTTTTGAACTACCATCATCAACTAAAATGACACGATTAAAACCTATATCAATTACTGCAGCTACTACCTGAGGTAATTTTTCATCTGGATCTAGAGACGGAATGATTATAGGTGTATCTTTCCAGTCATTTTCTTTATATTCCATAACTGTTTCTCCTTTTTAGCCTGTGTTTCCTTATATATTATATCATTTCTGTTTATTTAATCTATACTAGTATTTTCCAGTTTACATTATATAGGAATAATTAACTTCAAAAGTGAGGAATAATTTAATATAGTTATATTTTTAATTATATGTTGATGATATAATAATAAAAAAGTAAGGATAGTTATAGACTAGTTAATATTAAAAATAATTGGGGTAGAATATGAAAAGATTTAATTCCATCTTAAATGATGAACAATATATATATTACTTAAAAATAATTAAGAAACTTGAAAAGGGTAGAAAATTCTGCAAACATAATTTAAAGCATTTTTTAGATGTAGCAAGAATTGCTCAATTAATTAATTTAGAAGAAAATTTAGGTTTTGAAAGAGAAATAATATACGTAACAGCAATTTTACATGATATAGGAAAGTGGATTCAATATGAAAATGGAACACCACATGAGATAGCTTCGTGGGAGTTAGCAGAGGAATTTCTGGAAGCTTATAGCTTCTCTGAAGAGGAAAGTGAAATTATAAAACAGGGAATATTAGGACATAGAAATAAAACAAGTCAAGGTTTTTCAGGTCTTATTTATAAAGCAGATAAACTCTCACGGTTGTGTGTAAGCTGTAAGGCTAAAGCTGAATGTAACTGGAGTGATGAAAAAAAGAACTTGGAAATACTTTACTAGGAGGAATTATAGAATGAAAATAGGTAATAAGGAATTTGAAATTGGGAAAAGGACATACATAATGGGAATTTTAAATTTCACACCTGATTCTTTTTCTGATGGAGGAAAATTTAATAATATAGATATGGCTTTAGAGCATGTAAGAAAAATGATTGAAGAGGGAGCTGACATAATAGATGTAGGAGGAGAATCTACAAGACCTAATCACACACCTGTAGAAGAAGCAGAAGAAATTAATAGAGTAGTTCCTATAATAAAAGCAATAAGAGAAAAATTTGATATTCCAATATCAATTGATACATATAAAGCAAAGGTTGCCGAAAAGGCTATAGAAGCAGGAGCTGATTTAATTAATGATGTATGGGGCTTTAAAATGGATAAGGATATGGCAAAAGTTGCAGCGAAATTTAATGTGCCTTGCTGTCTTATGCATAATAGGACTAATACAGATTATAAGGATTTAATGGGTGAGATACTCGAAGACTTAAGAGAATGTATAAAAATAGCTAAGGAAGCTGGAGTTAACGATGAAAATATAATATTAGATCCAGGTATAGGATTTGGGAAAACTTATGAGCAGAATTTAGAAACAATGAATAATTTGGAGCGAATTAAGGAATTAGGATATCCTATATTACTTGGAACATCAAGAAAGTCTATAATAGGATTAACTTTAAATCTACCGTCAGAAGAGAGAATTGAAGGAACTATAGCTACAACAGTTATTGGTATAATGAAAGATGCTTGTGACTTTGTTAGAGTTCATGACGTATTGGAAAACTTTAGAGCAGCAAAAATGACAGATGCAATAGTTAGAGAATAGGATGGATGTATTTTGGATAAAATGTATATAAGGAATATGGAATTATTTGGCTTTCATGGAGTTTTTGAAGAAGAAAAAAAACTAGGTCAAAAATTTATTTTATCATTAGAATTAGATTTGAACTTAAAATTAGCAGGCAAAAGTGGAGATTTAACAAAATCTGTACACTATGGCGAGTTATGCGAATTAGTAGAAAAGGAATTTAATAGAGAAAAGTATGATCTTATTGAGACAGCAGCTTTAAAAATGGCAGAATGTATTTTAAAGGAATATAAAATAATAGAAGGCGTGAAAGTGTTTTTGAAAAAGCCTTGGGCACCAATAAAAAAACATTTGGATACAATTGAAATAATGATTGAGAAAAAAAGACATAAAGCATATATAGGGTTAGGTTCTAATATTGGAGATAAAGAAAAATATTTAAATGAAGCAATCAATAAAATATCTAATGAAGAGAGTATTGAAGTATTAAAGAAATCTTCATTTATTACAACAAAACCGTGGGGATATTTAGAACAAGAAGATTTTTTAAATTCTGTTATTGAAATTGAAACAACTCTTGAAGTTGAAGAACTTATGGATTTATTATTAGAATTCGAAGCTGAATTAGATAGAAAAAGAACAATTAAGTGGGGACCAAGAACTATCGATTTAGATATTATTATGTATGATGAAATTATATCTTCTAATGAAAAGGTGGTTTTACCACATCCAAGAATGCATCAAAGAGAATTTGTATTAAAGCCGTTAAATGAAATAGCACCATATCTTATGCATCCTGTACTACATAAAAGAATATTTACATTATTGGAGGAATTAACTTTAAATAATTAATTAGAAATTTTGATAAGATAGGAGTAATTTATGAGAAGTTCACTAAAGTTTACAAATAAATTAAAGATGTTATCTGAAATGGAATATGAATCTAAATTTCAAGTATTGGAATATGAAGATTTAGACGGGGCTACAGATGTGCAGACAGCTTTTGGACTAAACATAATAAAACAAAGTGGTATAAAGTTAAAACAAGTTAGAATAATATTAGATGATAGCACAGTGAAACTTGAACCGGGAACATTGAGTTATATGAAAGGAAATATAGAGATACAAAGCAGATCTGGTGGCTTAATAGGGTTTGGAAAAAAAATAATATCAAGTAAGTTAACAGGTGAAACGGCATTTAAACCAATCTATAGTGGTACAGGTGAGATATTTTTAGAGCCTTCTTTTGGGCACTTTGCCTTAATAGAATTGGAAGATGACGAGATAATTTTAAGTGATGATATGTTCTATGCATGTGAGGAAGGCGTAGAAGTTAATGCAGCGGCACAAAGGTCTGCCTCAGCTGTATTTTTAGGTAATGAAGGTCTTTATCAAACTAGACTAGAAGGCAATGGAATTGTAGCAATTAAAGTTCCTGTTCCAGAGAATGAAATATTTAAGTGTGTACTAATTAATGATACCTTGAAGGTAGATGGAAGTTTGGCTATTTTAAGGACTGGAAATATTGAGTTCTCGGTGGAAAAATCATCAAAATCAATTATGGGAACAGCTATTAGCGGAGAAGGTATAGTAAACGTATATAGAGGAACGGGTGAAGTATGGTTAGTTCCTACAAAAAATATCTATAGTGAGTTAAAGCTGAAGGGTGCTCACAAAGCAAACAAGTTGGAAACTGAGTTAGAAGATGAAGATGTTTAATAATATAGACTATTTTGGAATGCATTTATAAGATAATCAGTGTGTAAAATTGCTTTTGCATATTAAAGTTGTAAAGGGAATTATAGATAAGTATAATTATAGATGTAAATAGTTATACAATGAGGTGATAAAGTGAGTTCTTTTGAATCAAAAATTAAGAGTCCAGAGTTAGATATTTTTTTTAAAGCAATTTTAGAACTAAAGAATATAGATGAATGTTATAGATTTTTTGAAGATGTGGCAACTATAAATGAAGTTAAAGCTTTGGCACAAAGGTTACATGTAGCAGCATTACTTAAAAACAAAAAGACTTATTCAGAAATTGCAGAAGTAACAGGAGCAAGTACAGCAACTATCAGCAGAGTTAATAGATGTTTGAATTATGGAAGTGATGGATATAATACCGTACTTGAAAGATTAAAAGATAACAAAGAAATTGATATGAACTATTAGAATTATAAAAAATTGTATTCAATTTAAAAATAAAAAGTATTAAAATAAATAGAAGATTGTAAATATTATTTAAAAATATTATACTATTTAAGGTAAAGCAAATGAAGAGATAATAATTATATATTGTTTTTTATAATAAGAGCTATAAAATATGTGGTTAATGTAGCAATTATAACAGAATGAAAAAGTGAGGTAAAATTATGGGTAGAATGTTTGGAACTGATGGTGTTAGAGGAGTTGCAAATACAGAATTGACAGCAATAACAGCATATAATCTTGGAAGAGCTGGTGCATATGTATTAACAGAAGGAGCTCATAAGCCTAAGATATTAGTTGCAAAAGATACAAGAATATCAGGTGATATGCTAGAATCAGCATTGATAGCAGGAATATTATCAGTTGGAGCTGAAGCAGTAGTGCTTGGAGTAGTGCCAACACCAGCAGTAGCATATTTAACAAGAAAATATGGTGCAGATGCAGGTGTCATGATTTCAGCATCACATAATCCTGTAGAGTATAATGGTATTAAATTTTTTGATGACAAAGGGTACAAGCTTTCAGATGAATTAGAAGATGAAATCCAAAGAATTATAGAAAGTGATTTTGAAGGAGTGCCTAATCCAGTTGGGACAGACTTAGGAAGAGAAACTATAGAAGTATCCGCATTAGATGATTATATAGAATTCGCTAAGGACACAATTCCATACAATTTAAAAGGTCTAAAGGTAGCTTTAGATTGTGCAAATGGAGCATCGTATAAATCCTCAGTAAAAGCATTTAGAGAATTAGGTGCTGAAGTTTTTGTAGTTAATGATAATCCAGATGGAACAAATATAAATGAAAATTGTGGGTCAACACATCCAGAAGAATTGATGGAATATGTTGTGAAAAAGAAATGTGATTTAGGGTTTGCCTTTGATGGTGATGCAGATAGATGTTTAGCAGTAGATGAAAAAGGGAATTTAATAAATGGTGATTTCATATTAATGTTATGTGCTAAGTATTTAAAAGAAATTGGAAAATTAAAAGATAATACTTTAGTAGTAACTGTTATGAGTAATCTTGGATTAGATCTTGCATGTAAAAAAGAAGGAATAAATCTTGTTAAAACTAGTGTTGGAGATAGATACGTTTTAGAAGAGATGGTAAAAGAAAAATATGTTTTAGGTGGAG
The window above is part of the Clostridium saccharoperbutylacetonicum N1-4(HMT) genome. Proteins encoded here:
- a CDS encoding bifunctional glycosyltransferase family 2/GtrA family protein; translated protein: MEYKENDWKDTPIIIPSLDPDEKLPQVVAAVIDIGFNRVILVDDGSSKENKKIFNDIIHKYDKCILLEHSINLGKGRALKTAFNYCLINYKDSCNGVITVDGDNQHHIDDIVSIAKELSESNDSLILGARDFDHDTVPFRSSFGNKLTRFTLKALCGINVTDTQTGLRAIPIKYLSTFLDMEGERFEFETNMLIKAKNNSINIKEIKIKTVYIEENKTSHFNPFKDSIKIYILILKFTSASFLSSIADLLLFTLVYSLLKTLDLDVRILLSTVLARISSSIINFLINKNMVFEHKEDNKPAVARYYTLCITQMLLSYGGVYLGTMLIKAYPTFVKIIVDFILFMLSFQIQREWVFKKRTSFEKAEDI
- a CDS encoding HD domain-containing protein, with product MKRFNSILNDEQYIYYLKIIKKLEKGRKFCKHNLKHFLDVARIAQLINLEENLGFEREIIYVTAILHDIGKWIQYENGTPHEIASWELAEEFLEAYSFSEEESEIIKQGILGHRNKTSQGFSGLIYKADKLSRLCVSCKAKAECNWSDEKKNLEILY
- the folP gene encoding dihydropteroate synthase — encoded protein: MKIGNKEFEIGKRTYIMGILNFTPDSFSDGGKFNNIDMALEHVRKMIEEGADIIDVGGESTRPNHTPVEEAEEINRVVPIIKAIREKFDIPISIDTYKAKVAEKAIEAGADLINDVWGFKMDKDMAKVAAKFNVPCCLMHNRTNTDYKDLMGEILEDLRECIKIAKEAGVNDENIILDPGIGFGKTYEQNLETMNNLERIKELGYPILLGTSRKSIIGLTLNLPSEERIEGTIATTVIGIMKDACDFVRVHDVLENFRAAKMTDAIVRE
- the folK gene encoding 2-amino-4-hydroxy-6-hydroxymethyldihydropteridine diphosphokinase — encoded protein: MDKMYIRNMELFGFHGVFEEEKKLGQKFILSLELDLNLKLAGKSGDLTKSVHYGELCELVEKEFNREKYDLIETAALKMAECILKEYKIIEGVKVFLKKPWAPIKKHLDTIEIMIEKKRHKAYIGLGSNIGDKEKYLNEAINKISNEESIEVLKKSSFITTKPWGYLEQEDFLNSVIEIETTLEVEELMDLLLEFEAELDRKRTIKWGPRTIDLDIIMYDEIISSNEKVVLPHPRMHQREFVLKPLNEIAPYLMHPVLHKRIFTLLEELTLNN
- a CDS encoding AIM24 family protein — translated: MRSSLKFTNKLKMLSEMEYESKFQVLEYEDLDGATDVQTAFGLNIIKQSGIKLKQVRIILDDSTVKLEPGTLSYMKGNIEIQSRSGGLIGFGKKIISSKLTGETAFKPIYSGTGEIFLEPSFGHFALIELEDDEIILSDDMFYACEEGVEVNAAAQRSASAVFLGNEGLYQTRLEGNGIVAIKVPVPENEIFKCVLINDTLKVDGSLAILRTGNIEFSVEKSSKSIMGTAISGEGIVNVYRGTGEVWLVPTKNIYSELKLKGAHKANKLETELEDEDV
- a CDS encoding YerC/YecD family TrpR-related protein, translating into MSSFESKIKSPELDIFFKAILELKNIDECYRFFEDVATINEVKALAQRLHVAALLKNKKTYSEIAEVTGASTATISRVNRCLNYGSDGYNTVLERLKDNKEIDMNY
- the glmM gene encoding phosphoglucosamine mutase → MGRMFGTDGVRGVANTELTAITAYNLGRAGAYVLTEGAHKPKILVAKDTRISGDMLESALIAGILSVGAEAVVLGVVPTPAVAYLTRKYGADAGVMISASHNPVEYNGIKFFDDKGYKLSDELEDEIQRIIESDFEGVPNPVGTDLGRETIEVSALDDYIEFAKDTIPYNLKGLKVALDCANGASYKSSVKAFRELGAEVFVVNDNPDGTNINENCGSTHPEELMEYVVKKKCDLGFAFDGDADRCLAVDEKGNLINGDFILMLCAKYLKEIGKLKDNTLVVTVMSNLGLDLACKKEGINLVKTSVGDRYVLEEMVKEKYVLGGEQSGHVIFLDYNSTGDGLVTALQIASIVKKKETPLSELCSIMKELPQVLANATVPNDKKDLYLTDNEIQSQIKKIEDALNGVGRVLIRPSGTEPLVRVMLEGEDQAEIDKMAHDLANLIEKKYN